The nucleotide sequence GGGCTAAGAGATCTTGCCCGCCTTGATTTCAATCAGTCACTGAGCATGAACCCAGCGCAGCCGGATATCTTTAACCTGCTTGGCGTCTATTACACTCAGGTAGGCGAGTTTGATGCCGCCTACGAAGCCTTTGATTCAACGCTTGAGCTTGACCCAAGTAACCAGTATGCAGAACGCAACAGAGCCATTGCACTCTACTATGGTGGCCGTACAGAGTTGGCTTTTGAAGAGATGAAGGCGCACTATCAGGATGATCCGGAAGACCCATTCCGTGCGCTCTGGCTCTATATTGTGGAAAGAGATTTAGATGAGCAGGCGGCCGTTGAGCATTTAACCCAAAGATATCAGAACCGCAGTGAGCTATGGGGCTGGGTTCTGGTTGCCATTATGCTAAAAGATGTCACCGAAGAAGACGCCTTTAAAGCCGTGCTGACCGGCACCAGAGACAACGTCCTTCTGGCACAGCGCCTGACAGAAGCCTATTTTTACCTGGGCAAGCGTTACCAGTTTGAAGGTGATTTCGCCAATGCCATTGCTTTATACAAGCTGGCACTTTCATTTAACGTTTATGAATATGTTGAGCACAGGTACTCTTTCCTTGAGCTGGGGCGGATCTTTGATGAAGTTAAAGAGGCTCGGAAAGCGATGGAGAAGAAGGGGACTCTGGAAGCGAAAAACTAGTAATTGGCCCTGGGAGAGAAAGCCAGTATGGGATTAAGCCTGTGCTGGCTTTTTTTGTTGCTTAAGAATTACTCTTCGTTCCCACGCGGAGCGTAGGAACGAGATATCCGCCACCTACACCAAAATACCATTGCAATAAATACCAATAACATTAAAATAGTTAGCCTGGCTAACTAAAGGTGTTGTTATGTCCTTGAAATCCGTTTTATTCGACTTTGAGCGCTTTCTTTCAAGAGAGTGGCGTGCTTATTCAAAAGAAGATCCAATGGCGAAGCTCAGTTTTAATGAGTTTGACTACCTAAAGGTCATACAACTATCGAAAGAGCCAATACGAATTACGGATCTCGCCAAGGAGATGATGGTAGCCAAACCTTCTGCGTCAAATATGATTGTAAGGCTTGAGAAGAAGGGACTGGTTCAGCGAACCTGCTGTGCTGAAGATGCACGGGTAAAAAGAGTCATTCTTACTGAAAAAGCGAAAAATGATCTCTCGCTGGAAGAGAAGGTTAACTCCATTATTGCGGCTAAATTAGAAAAGCGCATTACTGCAGAAGAAGCAGAGCAAATTGTTGCGATTTTTACCAAGATGATGAAGTAGTTTTCAGCTATTAATAGTGTGTTAGTTTATTTAATTAGTTAGCTATGCTAACGAAAAAAAGAGAGCAAAGATGTCCAAGTCTATTTATAAACAGTTCTGGCACTACACCTTGCCCACGGTAGCAGCCATGCTGGTTAACGGCCTGTATCAGGTTATCGATGGCATATTTATCGGTCAGTATGTTGGTGCTGACGGTTTGGCGGGTATCAATGTAGCATGGCCTGTTATCGGCTCTGTAATGGGCATTGGCATGATGGTTGGAGTGGGAACCGGAGCTCTATCTTCTATCAACCTTGGCGCTGAAAACAGGGGTAAAGCAAAGCAGATAATTAGTACAGGTTTGATTTGCCTGCTTGGATTGTATCCGGTAATCGGGCTATTTCTGTACTTTTATTCTGATCAGCTATTACTCCTTCAGGGTGTGGAAGGGCGGGTATTTGAGCTTGGTAAGCAGTATCTGGATATTTTAGTTGTTGCCAGCCTGGTTTCTTTAGGTTCGATAGCGCTGCCGTTTCTTATCCGTAATGATAACAGTCCGAAGCTGGCGACACTGTTAATGGTGGCCGGTGCCCTTATTAATATCGCGCTGGATTACCTGCTGATCGGCGTGCTGGGCTGGGAGTTGACCGGAGCTGCGGTTGCAACGGCTATCGCACAGCTTGTTACCACGATTTCCGGTATCGGATACTTTTTCAGCCGGCGTTCTACCATGCGCCTCTCGCTGTCCGGACTTACCGTGAGGTTTGAAGAGCTGCCTCAGATCTTCGCAATCGGCCTCTCCAGCTTTTTTATGTATGTTTACGGTTCAGTTATGGTTGCAGTTCATAACTGGATGTTCGCTCAGCATGGCGGTGTGTTGGTGGTAGGCGCCTACGCCATTATCGGGTATATCGTGACGATCTATTATCTGACGGTTGAAGGTGTCGCGAATGGTATGCAACCGCTGGCGAGCTTTAATCATGGCGCGAACAAGCCTGAACTGGTGCGTAAGCTACTGAATCTGGCCATGTGGGTTTCAGTGTTGCTGGGAGTATTTTTTACCCTTGTGATCAACCTGTGCCCGGAACCCATCATTTCGGTCTTCAATGCCCAGGACTCTGAGCTGATGGAAGCCACCACCTTAGGTATCCGCCTGCACATGATCACTCTGTTTTTAGATGGCTTTATCGTGGTTGCCGCTGCTTATTATCAGTCTGTGGGTAGCAGTAAAAAAGCCATGTTTACCACAGGCGGAAATATGCTGGCTCAACTGCCGTTTCTGCTGATACTGCCAATGTGGTTCGGGCTGGAAGGGGTCTGGTTGGCTTATCCGGTTTCGAATGTTGTGGTTGGGGTTGTTGTGTTTTATGTTTTGCGGAAGGATTTGAAGGAAATATAAGGTTATGGGGAAAAGCATAAAGGGGGATGGGGACGGACTTCGTCCTTGAGGGAGATAAGGCTATAGGGAAAAGCTAATAAAGCTTGACATCATGTGCAGTCGAATCAAATCTTGCCCCATAACCCCATAACCCCATAACCCCATAACCCCTACAAAATACCCACCGCCTTAACCACCCCAGCAACAAACCTCTCCACATCCTCCACCGTATTATAAACCCCAAAAGAAACCCGGACTGTCCCTTTAATACCAAAAGCATCCATTAGCGGATGAGCACAATGATGCCCTGAACGTACAGCGATTCCCTGCTTATCCAGCAGTGTGGCAATGTCCTGATGATGGACGCCATCCATAACGAAGCTGATAACGCTGGCTCCTTTCTGGTAGCCAATGATCTCTATATCGTCCAGCTCGCAGAGTTTGGTATAGGTAAGTTGCTGGAGGTCTGAAATATGTTGCTCAATTGCTGTGATATCAAATTGCTGATACCAGTTGATCGCTTCTGCCAGGGCGATTGCACCGGCTATATTTGGCGTTCCTGCTTCAAACTTACCGGGAAGTTCGGAGTAGGTGGTGCCTTCAAATGAGACCTTCTGAACCATTTTTCCGCCGCCGTGCCATGGGGGCATAGTTTCCAGAAGTTCTCGCTTGCCGTAGAGCACGCCAATACCTGTCGGGGCGTAGATCTTGTGCCCGGAGAACACGTAGAAGTCGGCATCAAGCATGACAAGATCGAGCTTCTCGTGAACTATTCCCTGAGAGCCGTCAACGACCACTTTTGCACCGGCTTCGTGAGCCAGCTTAATCATGCTCTCGATAGGGTTTCTGCTGCCGGTGACATTGGTGATATGAGCAACCGCAACCATTTTTACACGGTCTTCATCAAGCAGTGACTGGTATGTTTCCTGACAAAGGTGACCATCTCTCTTAACCGGAATCTTTACCACAGAGGCTCCGGTCTGCTCAGCGACAATCTGCCAGGGAACAATATTGGCGTGGTGTTCAGATTCACCCACAAGGATTGTATCGCCTTTGCTCAGCGTGCTTCTTGCCCAGGTTTGAGCGATCAGGTTAAGAGCCTCAGTTGCACCTCTTGTCCAGACAATCTCTTTTACGCTGGCAGCACCAATAAACTGGCGCACGATTTCACGCGCCTGCTCAAACCGGTTGGTCGCATGGGCTGTCAGGCTATGGCTGCCTCTGTGCACATTGGCATTCTGACTGCTGTAGTACTGGGTTATTGCTTCGATAACGGCCTGGGGTTTTTGCGTTGTAGCTGCACTATCAAGGTATACCAGAGACTCATCAGCCAGAGCCGGAAACTGAGCTTTAACTGCGTTTACATCAAACTTCACGATTCACTCATCTCCTGGTAATGAAGATTTGGCAGGGTTACCATAGGTTCGGCAACTTTCCACGCATGCTCTTTACCTGAGAGCTGTATAATGATTTCCATTGCAAACTCCAGCGCAGAGCCCGGCCCCTGACTGGTGATTAGTTTGTTGTTGATATCAATAGTGACCCGTTTTACCCGCCAGCAATCTTCCGGGATATGGCTCTGGAATGAAGGGTGACAGGTCATAAGTGCACCCGGGTAAATATTGTGGCTTTGCAGCACTAATGCCGGTGCTGCGCAGATAGCCGCCATCCAGCGTCCGTCATACTTTTGCTGTTTAACCATTTCAACCAGCAGAGTGCTGTCTCTGAATGTTTCTGAGCCCCCGACACCGCCAGGCAGAGCGATTACGTCAAACTCATCATCGGCAACATCCACAAGTTTACAGTCTGCGGTAAGAGTAACGCCGCGGGAGGCTTTCATTGTCAACCGGCCTTCGAAGTCTGCACTGGCGACTGTCACATCGTAACCGGCGCGAACAAGGATATCGATAATGGTTACCGCTTCCATCTCTTCGGTACCGGGAGCGATAGGGACAAGTATTTTTTTACTCATAATTTCCAGCCTTGTTCTATATCTTTTATCTGTTGATAGAGTTTGTTGTTCTGTGGTGTTGCGATTAAGTGCTTCCCGGCAACGCGGCAGAGATAACCATTAATATAGTCAATTTCACTTCGTCTTTTATGCAAAATGTCCTGTTGCATGGAGGAGTTGTTTTCAGCCGTGGCGTTAATCACCTTCTGTACCGATCCAAGCAGCTCCTCTTTGCTGGTTAACACTTTTTCCTGACTCATAACTTTTGCCACTTCTGCCACTATCTCTTCCAGTTGATCCTGAAACGCAGCATCCGAGAGCTGCCCGTTTTTTATCTGATGAATGGCTGTCAGAGGATTAATAGCACAGTTAATAGCAAGTTTATTCCAGAGTGCATGATAAATATTGTCGTTCCAGATCACTTCTGCAAGGGCGTGGTTGAGTACCTCAGCCAGAAACTGGCAATGGTTTCCCTTGTCATTGAAGGCCCCCAGTTGAGTGGTTCCTTTGCCGGTATGCAGAACGTGGCTTTTCTCTGGCTTATAAGCAGCCTGAGTTGTCGTCGCTAAAACTACCGGAAAGTCTGCCAGCTGCTGCTTAATTTCATCCACTGCACCCATACCGTTATGCATAAGCAGCAAAATAGTATCGGGATGGATATCTTGTATCAGAGGTAAAATAGCCTCTTTTACCTGCCAGGCTTTTACTGTGATAAGAATCAGATCGCTATTACCAAGCGACTCTTTGCTGTTCGCCGGCAATACTATCTCTGCGTTTTCATCCAGCTGAATTGGGTAACGGCTCTCTTCAGAGGACTTTGTCCAGACTGAAACGGTATGCCCGGCCTGAGATAGCTTATATGCCCAGAGAGAGCCGATTGCTCCGGCGCCCAGTACTGTGATATTCAAAGACTTGTTCTCTTAAAGCAGAAGAATTATCGGGGAAGGATAGCGGTGAATGGTTTGAAAACCAAATAAAAAAGTGATGATTAGTCTGAATGGTCTAAGTATGGCATCGCTCCAGATGAAGTCATCCCCGCGAAGGCGGGGATCTACTATCAACGCGCTGTAGAGGCGAATAAACCGGTTAACTCTACATCAGAATTTATAAGTCACATCGAAATAATGGCTTACCCCGCTTGTTTTCAGAGCGCTTGAGTCTTCAATACCGTAAATGTCCTGATAAAGTTTAAGACCATAACCCACAGCGTAACGCTCGGAGTGCCAGTAAATACCGTTGAACATACCACCACCAGTACTTGAAGATGAGTACTCATCTTTCATACCAAACTGGTAATCAATGTAACCCTGGTAAGAGACAAAAGAACCGTTTCCGAAGGTGTAGAAAGGCTTAAACCAGTTGGTAGAAATCTGATAGCCATTCCAGTCACTATGGTTGCCATCATAAGTTCCGTACAGGTTCAGGCCTACTTTGCCAAACCAGGGCAGCTCGATATCTGAGCCAAGACCGATTTTTTGGTTATTGGTACTACCGTCATTGCCACCCCATTCCATCACGGATGCAATATAGAGCTCTTTAACGGCTCCGAAGGAGAGATCTTTTCCGGTGACTGCATCCAGAGACATACGCGGAGCAAATTGCATAAAGATCTTATCCTTACCAGCTTTGTCACTGCTTGAATCGGACGTCAGGTTAAATACATCAACATAACCATACAGATCGAAAATACCGGAGCGGCCACCGAATTCCATTTCCAGATAATCGTGGTTGGACTCTCCTGGCAGTTCACCAACGGCATACATTAGATTGAACTGAGACCATTGATAGTCGTTTTTATGAATATCGCCATCTGAATAATCAGCTGCAAATACCGGCGCTGAAGTGGCGGCTAAAAGGCTAAGAGTGAGAAATGATTTACGCATAAGAGACTCTTTATATATGTGAGAAATGCCTGCCAGCTATAACTCTTTTTAATCAATTGGTTGCGATTGATTGAGCTGGTTCTTTCCCTGATTCGGGAGGCGAGAATAATAGCGAGAAATAGCTTAATGAAAAGCGGCTAATAGTATGAAAATTAAAATAAATTGTGATATTTCTCGCAACTGTAAGTTCAAGCAGTTTGGACCATTTGCTGCTTGAATGGCCGCGAGTTTTTGCATTTTAACTATGGATTAAATTCTGTGTCTGTCGGATTAAAAGTCCCTTGTGATCCAAATTAGCATTTTCCCGTATAAGTTACTGAGCATCTTATTGGGGTTGAAGGTATGGAAGTTTTATCTGGTTTTATGCAGGAAAGGCAGCAGGCGTCTATGCTGAAACAGAGTAACCTATACATGAGGGGGCTGACTCCCTTTCCCCGGAGATGTGATATGGCTATCACTGTTGAAAATGCTCAGTCAATGTCCAGGCAGGATTGGGCAGAATGCATGGAGCGGGTAAAAAGTGAGGATAAGCGGGCCTATGCCGTTATCTTTCGTTATTTCACTCCTCGCTTAAAGCAGTTTTTAATGAAGAAGATCAATAATGAGCAGGTGGCGCTTGAGCTGGTGCAGGACACTATGGCTGCTGTCTGGCAGAAGTCGCATATGTTTGATCCTGAAAAGAGTGCGTTGTCTACCTGGATTTATACACTGGCCAGGAATCTCTGCTTTGATATGCTGCGCAAGCAGAAAGGCAAAGAGCTCAGCATAGAGTCCGACGACATCTGGCCGGGAGAGTATTCACCGCCAGATCTGGTTGAGCACTATTCTCCGGAGCAGATGATTCTGAAAGAGCAGGTCATGAGGTATCTGCATATGCTGCCGGATAATCAGAGAGATGTGGTCAAAGCGGTTTACGTGGATGATATATCTCAGCAGGAAGCGGCTGAAAGACTGGATATACCCATAGGAACCGTGAAATCCAGATTAAGACTGGCGGTTGAGAAGTTAAAACAGACAATGAATTCGGAGCAGTTATGAGCTATCACCCAAGCGAAGAGATGTTGCTGGCGTATGCGGATGGCACGATAGACGCGTGTAATGGCGTTGCTGTTGCTGCTCATCTGGAAGTATGCCACGAGTGCAAGTTTAAGGTAGAGTCACTGGAAGAGGAACTTTCTAAAGAGTTAGCCTGTTTTCCGGATATGGATTTTGATGATGATTTTGAAGCCATGCTGGAAGGGATTACAGCTTTGCCGAAGGACAATACGCAGGTAAAAACTGAGGCAAACAGCCATATTGAAGTTAACGGTAAGAGCTTTGTATTGCCTCGCTCGCTGAGCAGGCTGAGCAGACGCATTACTAAGTGGCACAGTTATGGCGGCAAGGTTTACAGTGCTCAGCTGAAAGTTGATGAGCCGGCAAGAATGAACCTTTTGTATATTAACAAGGGAGTGACCGTGCCTCAGCATACCCACAAAGGCATTGAGTCGACACTGGTGCTGCATGGCAGTTTTAGAGATGAGAACGGAACCTACAAGGCGGGTGACTTTATTGTGACTGACGGCAGTGTTAAACATTCACCGGAAACGCCGGAGGATCAGGATTGTCTTTGTCTGACTATTCTTACTGAACCTATGGTTTTTACTCAGGGGGTTGCGAGGGTTTTTAATATGTTTGGGAGGGGGATGTATCCTTAGGCTATGGGGCTATGGGGCTATGGGGCTATGGGGCTATGGGGCTATGGGGCTGACTCTTATACACAAGTTTAAGGAGTCAAAGAATGCTCCTCCCCTTAGCCTCGAAAGGAAGGGTTTTCGAAGAAGTAGCATCGAAGGGGAGGCAGGGAGGGGTTGTTTCTCATGAGCTTAAGTTTTGGTGGTTTAACCATGCATGGTATAACCAACCCCCTCTAACTCCCCCTTCTATTAGCTTTATCAACCAGTTAGGCTTTTTCACTCAAGGGGGAGAACCGTTCTCTGGTCACTTTAACATTTGTGTATAAGAGTTAGGGTTACAGGTAAAGGGGGCTTGCGCCCCCTAAAAGTATCAGTCTTCTCTAGCCTTTGCTTTTTCAAGCAGATCGTGGAAATAGTGTCTTAGTGACCATAGCATTAGCAAGCTTGGAATTACCATTACTGCGGTCAGGACGAAGAACAGTGACCAGTCGTTGAGGTAGTCTGCCAGTTCGCCGCTGAAGGAGGCTAATGTGGTTCGGCCGAAGTTACCCAGAGAGGCGAGCAGGGCATACTGTGTCGCTGAGAAAGCCTGGCCTGTCAGTACCGTCAGGAAGGATACAAAGGCGACGGTTGAGAACGCTGTGGTGAAGTTATCTACGATAATGGTTGCCAGGAACAGGTTTTCACTTGGTCCCACATTGGCAATCCAGGAGAACATCAGGTTACTGGCTGCCATGGCAATACCACCAATCATCAGGCCTCTTACGATACCAAACTTCACATTAAACATACTGCCCACAAGGGTGAAGAAGATGGTGACCCACCATCCAATCAGCTTGGAGTAGTGACCAATCTGTTCATTGCTGAAACCGACTTCTTTATAGAATACGATGGACATCCGGCCCAGGAAGGCTTCACCAATCTTAAACAGGAAGACAAACAGCAGAAGTGTAAGTGCTACCTGCACACCGTTTCGTCTGAAGAAATCCAGGAATGGTTCTGCCACAGTTACGGTTAGCCAGGCAACGACTCTTGAGCCAACAAGTTTACTGTGCCTTTCCTCGGCCTGTTCTTGCAGCTGTTCCCGCGCGGTTGTCGGTTCGCCGGTTAGCAGGGTAAAGATCATCAGCAGAATCACAATAGCGGCCATACCGTAGTAAACGCCGTTCCAGCCGATGCTGTCAGCGTTAATAAATGCCAGATACCCCGGAAGCGAGTAGCCTGTCCACCAGCCCATTACCGCCATAGCTGAAGCCTGTGGTAACTTGCTGGACTCAGACTTAGGGAAGGTATCGATACGGAACGCATCCACGGCAATATCCTGGGTTGCTGAAGCAATGGCAATTCCCAGTGCCAGCATGGAGGTTATCATAAGATTATTAGCCGGGTTAACACCGGCAATGGT is from Vibrio sp. JC009 and encodes:
- the panE gene encoding 2-dehydropantoate 2-reductase gives rise to the protein MNITVLGAGAIGSLWAYKLSQAGHTVSVWTKSSEESRYPIQLDENAEIVLPANSKESLGNSDLILITVKAWQVKEAILPLIQDIHPDTILLLMHNGMGAVDEIKQQLADFPVVLATTTQAAYKPEKSHVLHTGKGTTQLGAFNDKGNHCQFLAEVLNHALAEVIWNDNIYHALWNKLAINCAINPLTAIHQIKNGQLSDAAFQDQLEEIVAEVAKVMSQEKVLTSKEELLGSVQKVINATAENNSSMQQDILHKRRSEIDYINGYLCRVAGKHLIATPQNNKLYQQIKDIEQGWKL
- a CDS encoding cysteine desulfurase — its product is MVKFDVNAVKAQFPALADESLVYLDSAATTQKPQAVIEAITQYYSSQNANVHRGSHSLTAHATNRFEQAREIVRQFIGAASVKEIVWTRGATEALNLIAQTWARSTLSKGDTILVGESEHHANIVPWQIVAEQTGASVVKIPVKRDGHLCQETYQSLLDEDRVKMVAVAHITNVTGSRNPIESMIKLAHEAGAKVVVDGSQGIVHEKLDLVMLDADFYVFSGHKIYAPTGIGVLYGKRELLETMPPWHGGGKMVQKVSFEGTTYSELPGKFEAGTPNIAGAIALAEAINWYQQFDITAIEQHISDLQQLTYTKLCELDDIEIIGYQKGASVISFVMDGVHHQDIATLLDKQGIAVRSGHHCAHPLMDAFGIKGTVRVSFGVYNTVEDVERFVAGVVKAVGIL
- a CDS encoding ChrR family anti-sigma-E factor, with the protein product MSYHPSEEMLLAYADGTIDACNGVAVAAHLEVCHECKFKVESLEEELSKELACFPDMDFDDDFEAMLEGITALPKDNTQVKTEANSHIEVNGKSFVLPRSLSRLSRRITKWHSYGGKVYSAQLKVDEPARMNLLYINKGVTVPQHTHKGIESTLVLHGSFRDENGTYKAGDFIVTDGSVKHSPETPEDQDCLCLTILTEPMVFTQGVARVFNMFGRGMYP
- a CDS encoding sigma-70 family RNA polymerase sigma factor translates to MAITVENAQSMSRQDWAECMERVKSEDKRAYAVIFRYFTPRLKQFLMKKINNEQVALELVQDTMAAVWQKSHMFDPEKSALSTWIYTLARNLCFDMLRKQKGKELSIESDDIWPGEYSPPDLVEHYSPEQMILKEQVMRYLHMLPDNQRDVVKAVYVDDISQQEAAERLDIPIGTVKSRLRLAVEKLKQTMNSEQL
- a CDS encoding MarR family transcriptional regulator — its product is MSLKSVLFDFERFLSREWRAYSKEDPMAKLSFNEFDYLKVIQLSKEPIRITDLAKEMMVAKPSASNMIVRLEKKGLVQRTCCAEDARVKRVILTEKAKNDLSLEEKVNSIIAAKLEKRITAEEAEQIVAIFTKMMK
- the nlpI gene encoding lipoprotein NlpI; translation: MKWFRLIGLGVLAVLSGCASTGDSEPKNSWVYPPMAVPLQPSIQQEVQVARLNQLLQRPDLDDEVRAKMFYERGSYYDSLGLRDLARLDFNQSLSMNPAQPDIFNLLGVYYTQVGEFDAAYEAFDSTLELDPSNQYAERNRAIALYYGGRTELAFEEMKAHYQDDPEDPFRALWLYIVERDLDEQAAVEHLTQRYQNRSELWGWVLVAIMLKDVTEEDAFKAVLTGTRDNVLLAQRLTEAYFYLGKRYQFEGDFANAIALYKLALSFNVYEYVEHRYSFLELGRIFDEVKEARKAMEKKGTLEAKN
- a CDS encoding DJ-1 family glyoxalase III, yielding MSKKILVPIAPGTEEMEAVTIIDILVRAGYDVTVASADFEGRLTMKASRGVTLTADCKLVDVADDEFDVIALPGGVGGSETFRDSTLLVEMVKQQKYDGRWMAAICAAPALVLQSHNIYPGALMTCHPSFQSHIPEDCWRVKRVTIDINNKLITSQGPGSALEFAMEIIIQLSGKEHAWKVAEPMVTLPNLHYQEMSES
- a CDS encoding outer membrane protein OmpK; the protein is MRKSFLTLSLLAATSAPVFAADYSDGDIHKNDYQWSQFNLMYAVGELPGESNHDYLEMEFGGRSGIFDLYGYVDVFNLTSDSSSDKAGKDKIFMQFAPRMSLDAVTGKDLSFGAVKELYIASVMEWGGNDGSTNNQKIGLGSDIELPWFGKVGLNLYGTYDGNHSDWNGYQISTNWFKPFYTFGNGSFVSYQGYIDYQFGMKDEYSSSSTGGGMFNGIYWHSERYAVGYGLKLYQDIYGIEDSSALKTSGVSHYFDVTYKF
- a CDS encoding MFS transporter — protein: MTKNMSWAETIRSYMDRRLLWVFMLGCSSGFPWVLIGSNMSGWLKDAGLTRAAIGYFGSIFAVYAINFLWAPLVDRMKLPLLGSWLGQRRSWIFLCQAVILVSTLTIAGVNPANNLMITSMLALGIAIASATQDIAVDAFRIDTFPKSESSKLPQASAMAVMGWWTGYSLPGYLAFINADSIGWNGVYYGMAAIVILLMIFTLLTGEPTTAREQLQEQAEERHSKLVGSRVVAWLTVTVAEPFLDFFRRNGVQVALTLLLFVFLFKIGEAFLGRMSIVFYKEVGFSNEQIGHYSKLIGWWVTIFFTLVGSMFNVKFGIVRGLMIGGIAMAASNLMFSWIANVGPSENLFLATIIVDNFTTAFSTVAFVSFLTVLTGQAFSATQYALLASLGNFGRTTLASFSGELADYLNDWSLFFVLTAVMVIPSLLMLWSLRHYFHDLLEKAKARED
- a CDS encoding MATE family efflux transporter, with the protein product MSKSIYKQFWHYTLPTVAAMLVNGLYQVIDGIFIGQYVGADGLAGINVAWPVIGSVMGIGMMVGVGTGALSSINLGAENRGKAKQIISTGLICLLGLYPVIGLFLYFYSDQLLLLQGVEGRVFELGKQYLDILVVASLVSLGSIALPFLIRNDNSPKLATLLMVAGALINIALDYLLIGVLGWELTGAAVATAIAQLVTTISGIGYFFSRRSTMRLSLSGLTVRFEELPQIFAIGLSSFFMYVYGSVMVAVHNWMFAQHGGVLVVGAYAIIGYIVTIYYLTVEGVANGMQPLASFNHGANKPELVRKLLNLAMWVSVLLGVFFTLVINLCPEPIISVFNAQDSELMEATTLGIRLHMITLFLDGFIVVAAAYYQSVGSSKKAMFTTGGNMLAQLPFLLILPMWFGLEGVWLAYPVSNVVVGVVVFYVLRKDLKEI